From a single Planctellipticum variicoloris genomic region:
- a CDS encoding leucine-rich repeat domain-containing protein, with amino-acid sequence MWYRSELVGRICLLLAVVCGCALAGCGKTSEPEGSIPGSPTLEEMYRSAPPTPELRITDAVHMTMLEKNPEYLRESTGFRFEDDQFVMAEFVNAHVRDISALQGYPLFYLGLRENPVEDLSPLKGMELRELYLEQTQVKDLSPLTGMPLQTVYLSQTPVSDLTPLADCPIAYLNLLGTPVTDLTPLKKMPLDTLWLNETQVENLGPLETTPLVSLTLHKTPVRDISVLGRMPTLQRLHIGETEVTDLRPLKNLRLQRLIFTPAKITEGLEQIRAMESLRELDVELSEGPRLTPAEFWAKYDAGEFAAAK; translated from the coding sequence ATGTGGTATCGCAGTGAGTTGGTCGGCCGGATCTGTCTTCTCCTTGCCGTCGTTTGCGGATGCGCGCTGGCTGGCTGCGGGAAGACCTCCGAACCGGAAGGCTCCATCCCGGGATCGCCGACGCTGGAAGAGATGTATCGCTCGGCGCCGCCCACTCCGGAATTGCGGATCACCGACGCGGTGCATATGACGATGCTGGAGAAGAACCCGGAGTATCTGCGGGAGTCGACGGGGTTTCGGTTCGAGGACGATCAGTTCGTGATGGCGGAGTTCGTCAACGCGCACGTGCGGGACATCAGCGCGCTGCAGGGCTATCCGCTGTTCTATCTGGGGCTGCGCGAGAATCCGGTGGAGGATCTGTCGCCGCTGAAAGGGATGGAGCTGCGCGAGCTGTATCTGGAGCAGACGCAGGTGAAGGATCTGTCGCCCTTGACGGGGATGCCGCTGCAGACGGTCTACCTGAGTCAGACGCCCGTCAGCGATCTGACGCCGCTGGCGGACTGCCCGATTGCCTATCTGAACCTGCTGGGGACGCCGGTCACCGACCTGACGCCGCTGAAGAAAATGCCGCTGGACACGCTCTGGCTGAATGAGACGCAGGTGGAGAATCTGGGGCCGCTGGAGACGACGCCGCTGGTGAGCCTGACGCTGCACAAGACCCCCGTCCGCGACATCAGCGTGCTGGGCCGGATGCCGACGCTGCAGCGATTGCACATTGGCGAGACCGAAGTGACCGATCTGCGGCCGCTGAAGAACCTGCGGCTGCAGCGGCTGATCTTCACGCCTGCAAAGATCACCGAAGGTCTGGAGCAGATTCGGGCGATGGAGAGTCTGCGGGAACTGGACGTCGAACTGTCCGAAGGACCGCGGCTGACGCCGGCAGAGTTCTGGGCGAAGTACGACGCGGGGGAGTTTGCGGCGGCGAAGTAG
- the ispG gene encoding (E)-4-hydroxy-3-methylbut-2-enyl-diphosphate synthase, translating to MELRRNPTRSVRIGSISIGAQHPIAVQSMTATHTQNIDATVEQILALEAAGADVVRVAVDSKKDAEALKEIRNQVRANLSVDLQENYRLAELVAPHVDKVRYNPGHLYHHEREKSWQEKVRFLAQIATDNDCAMRVGVNCGSMDPDKKAKYDAEDSITPMIESALDHCNFLDSIGFTRYCVSLKDSDPQKVIDINRRFAEARSDVPLHLGVTEAGLPPDGIIKTRIAFEQLVSRGIGDTIRVSLTVPNSRKPEEIAAGRKILADIAAGRVRSVVDFGLDTLNIISCPSCSRVENEAFIELAQQVKEMTQYAKDYDVTIAVMGCRVNGPGETDDADLGLWCGPKFVNLKKGPAELGAFTYDEILPRLKAELDVILATKQPTPVR from the coding sequence GTGGAACTGCGACGCAATCCGACCCGCTCGGTCCGGATCGGCTCCATCTCGATCGGCGCCCAGCATCCGATCGCCGTCCAGAGCATGACGGCCACTCATACGCAGAACATCGATGCCACCGTCGAACAGATTCTGGCCCTGGAAGCCGCCGGGGCCGATGTCGTCCGCGTCGCGGTCGACAGCAAGAAAGATGCGGAAGCCCTCAAGGAAATCCGTAACCAGGTCAGAGCCAACCTGTCGGTCGACCTGCAGGAGAACTACCGGCTCGCCGAGCTGGTCGCCCCCCACGTCGACAAAGTCCGCTACAACCCGGGACACCTGTACCATCACGAACGGGAGAAGTCCTGGCAGGAAAAAGTCCGCTTCCTGGCGCAGATCGCCACCGATAACGACTGCGCAATGCGGGTCGGCGTGAACTGCGGCTCAATGGACCCCGACAAGAAAGCCAAGTACGACGCCGAGGACTCGATCACCCCGATGATCGAGAGCGCCCTCGACCACTGCAACTTCCTCGATTCCATCGGCTTCACGCGCTACTGCGTCTCCCTCAAAGACTCCGATCCGCAGAAGGTCATCGACATCAACCGGCGGTTCGCCGAGGCCCGTTCCGACGTCCCCCTGCATCTGGGCGTCACCGAAGCCGGGCTGCCCCCCGACGGGATCATCAAGACGCGGATCGCGTTCGAGCAGCTCGTCAGCCGCGGCATCGGCGACACCATCCGCGTCTCGCTGACGGTGCCCAACTCGCGGAAGCCCGAAGAGATCGCCGCCGGCCGCAAGATCCTGGCCGATATCGCCGCCGGCCGCGTCCGGTCCGTGGTCGACTTCGGCCTCGACACTTTGAACATCATCAGTTGCCCGAGCTGTTCGCGCGTTGAGAACGAGGCCTTCATCGAACTGGCCCAGCAGGTCAAAGAGATGACGCAGTACGCCAAGGACTACGACGTCACCATCGCCGTCATGGGCTGCCGCGTGAACGGCCCCGGCGAAACCGACGACGCCGACCTGGGTCTCTGGTGCGGCCCGAAGTTCGTCAATCTGAAGAAGGGCCCGGCGGAACTGGGCGCCTTCACCTACGACGAGATCCTGCCCCGTCTGAAGGCCGAACTCGACGTGATCCTCGCCACCAAGCAGCCGACGCCTGTCCGTTGA
- a CDS encoding PVC-type heme-binding CxxCH protein: MKTSIAAVLCLGLLTATAHGQALELQPNDHICIIGNTLGERQQHYGWLETLLHAQFPQHNLVFRNLAYSGDEVGGFKDGNRRMRSMSFGSQDEWLAGKAPCPQPEKLSPRDQGKVRENRFELTNTKADVIFAFYGYNESFAGEAGLSGFKQDLEAFIKHTLAQKYNGKSAPRLVLFSPIPQEYIDDPNLPSKAQVDAANVRIGMYAKAMSEVAAQEKVVFVDLFTLVPEAAKSMRPAQPMTINGIHLNEKGDQQLARAAVGAFLKLENPRQPLVKFASFETLRKAVNDKNWYWYMRYRVTDGYSTYGDRAFLKFAEGPGGYGEGLSNYSVGQRELEVIDTLTANRDKVVWAVAKGQDAKPEDNNLPEFIPVISNKPGPLPGGKHEFLGGEEAISKMTVHQGMKVNLFASEEMFPEMVNPVQMAFDTKGRLWVAVWETYPHWKPTEAMDDKLLILEDTNGDGKADVCKTFAGDIHNPTGFEFWNGGVLVAQGPDILFLKDTDGDDKYDVKERLIHGLDTADTHHTANSFALDPGGAMYFQEGTFHHSQVESPWGPVRRVANGAVFRYEPRAQKFDVYVSFGFANPHGHVFDRWGQDIVYDGTGAQPYHATLFSGDIDYPHKHARPPQVYKQRTRPCAGVESLSSKHFPDELQGNLLVLNVIGFQGILQYKVEDAGSSFKANEVEPILYSSDPNFRPADVEIGADGAIYFCDWQNPIIGHMQHNLRDPSRDRTHGRVYRVIYEGRELNKPAAIAGAPIASLLELLKSPEDRVRHRARIELGGRPTKDVIAAVGPWLKGLDASDPAFGHHQLEGLWLHQNHNVVNEELLKQVLTSKDFQARAAAQRVLVAWRDRVKDPLALLQAGVNDESPRVRLIAVWGLSYFDGADAAKASEIAVESLVYEQDEFLKLVLDETMKTLDRRTKAASK, translated from the coding sequence ATGAAAACGTCGATTGCCGCGGTGTTGTGCCTGGGGCTGCTGACCGCGACTGCGCACGGTCAGGCTCTGGAGCTGCAGCCCAACGATCATATCTGCATCATCGGGAACACGCTGGGAGAACGTCAGCAGCATTACGGCTGGCTGGAGACCCTGCTGCACGCCCAGTTCCCTCAGCACAACCTGGTCTTCCGCAACCTGGCCTACAGCGGCGACGAAGTCGGCGGATTCAAGGACGGCAATCGGCGGATGCGGTCGATGTCGTTCGGCTCGCAGGACGAATGGCTGGCCGGCAAGGCCCCCTGCCCGCAGCCGGAGAAGCTCTCGCCGCGCGACCAGGGAAAGGTACGCGAGAACCGGTTTGAGCTGACCAATACCAAAGCCGACGTGATCTTCGCGTTCTACGGCTACAACGAATCGTTCGCGGGCGAAGCCGGGCTCTCCGGGTTCAAGCAGGACCTGGAAGCCTTCATCAAGCACACGCTGGCCCAGAAGTACAACGGGAAGTCGGCCCCGCGGCTGGTCCTCTTCTCGCCGATTCCGCAGGAGTACATCGACGATCCGAACCTGCCGAGCAAGGCCCAGGTCGATGCGGCGAACGTACGAATTGGCATGTATGCGAAGGCGATGAGCGAAGTTGCGGCTCAGGAGAAGGTCGTCTTTGTCGACCTGTTTACCCTGGTGCCGGAAGCCGCGAAATCCATGAGGCCAGCCCAGCCGATGACGATCAACGGCATTCATTTGAACGAAAAGGGTGATCAACAGTTGGCGCGTGCCGCGGTGGGAGCTTTCCTGAAGCTCGAAAATCCTCGACAGCCTCTTGTGAAATTCGCCAGCTTCGAAACGCTCCGCAAAGCCGTCAACGACAAGAACTGGTACTGGTACATGCGGTATCGCGTCACGGACGGGTACTCCACGTACGGCGACCGCGCATTCCTGAAGTTTGCCGAAGGCCCGGGCGGGTACGGCGAAGGTCTGTCGAACTACTCGGTCGGCCAGCGCGAGCTGGAAGTCATCGACACGCTGACCGCCAATCGCGACAAGGTCGTCTGGGCTGTCGCCAAGGGGCAGGACGCCAAGCCGGAAGACAACAATCTGCCGGAGTTCATTCCGGTCATCAGCAACAAGCCCGGCCCGCTCCCGGGAGGCAAGCACGAGTTTCTGGGAGGCGAAGAGGCCATCTCGAAGATGACCGTCCATCAGGGGATGAAGGTCAATCTGTTCGCGTCCGAAGAGATGTTCCCCGAGATGGTCAATCCGGTGCAGATGGCCTTCGACACGAAGGGCCGGCTGTGGGTCGCCGTCTGGGAGACCTACCCGCACTGGAAGCCGACCGAGGCGATGGACGACAAGCTGCTGATCCTCGAAGACACCAACGGAGACGGCAAGGCCGACGTCTGCAAGACGTTTGCCGGCGACATTCACAATCCAACCGGCTTCGAATTCTGGAACGGCGGCGTCCTGGTCGCACAGGGGCCGGACATTCTGTTCCTGAAGGACACGGACGGCGACGACAAGTACGACGTCAAGGAACGTTTGATTCACGGGCTGGATACCGCGGATACGCACCATACCGCGAACAGCTTTGCGCTCGATCCGGGCGGGGCGATGTACTTCCAGGAAGGGACGTTCCATCACTCGCAGGTCGAATCCCCGTGGGGGCCGGTCCGCCGCGTCGCCAACGGGGCCGTGTTCCGCTACGAGCCGCGGGCGCAGAAGTTTGACGTCTACGTTTCGTTCGGGTTCGCCAACCCGCACGGTCACGTCTTCGATCGCTGGGGCCAGGACATCGTTTACGATGGCACCGGGGCTCAGCCGTATCACGCGACGCTGTTCTCGGGGGACATCGATTACCCGCACAAGCACGCGCGCCCGCCGCAGGTTTACAAACAGCGGACCCGTCCCTGCGCCGGCGTGGAAAGCCTCAGCAGCAAGCATTTCCCGGACGAACTGCAGGGGAACCTGCTGGTCCTGAACGTGATCGGTTTCCAGGGAATCCTGCAGTACAAGGTGGAAGACGCCGGTTCGAGCTTCAAAGCGAACGAAGTTGAGCCGATCCTGTATTCGTCCGATCCGAACTTCCGCCCGGCGGACGTGGAGATCGGTGCGGACGGCGCGATCTACTTCTGCGACTGGCAGAACCCGATCATCGGCCACATGCAGCACAACCTGCGAGATCCGAGCCGCGACCGGACCCACGGCCGCGTCTATCGCGTGATCTACGAAGGCCGCGAGCTCAACAAGCCGGCGGCGATCGCGGGAGCGCCGATCGCCAGCCTGCTGGAACTGCTGAAGTCCCCGGAAGATCGTGTCCGTCATCGGGCGCGGATCGAACTGGGGGGCCGTCCGACGAAGGACGTCATCGCCGCGGTCGGACCGTGGCTCAAGGGTCTCGACGCCAGCGACCCGGCCTTCGGCCATCACCAGCTCGAAGGGCTCTGGCTGCATCAGAACCACAACGTGGTCAATGAAGAGCTGCTCAAGCAGGTGCTGACGTCGAAAGATTTCCAGGCGCGGGCGGCGGCTCAACGGGTGCTGGTGGCGTGGCGGGATCGCGTGAAGGATCCGCTGGCGCTGCTGCAGGCCGGGGTCAACGACGAAAGCCCGCGAGTCCGGCTGATTGCGGTCTGGGGGCTGAGCTATTTCGACGGAGCCGACGCGGCGAAGGCTTCGGAGATCGCCGTGGAATCGCTGGTCTACGAGCAGGACGAGTTTCTGAAACTGGTCCTGGACGAAACGATGAAGACGCTGGACCGGCGGACCAAGGCGGCCAGCAAGTAG
- a CDS encoding NPCBM/NEW2 domain-containing protein: protein MEHRCQWSRRRLPSMGVLACLLAIFAPNDAGAADRYAARTADGRELGQAELQDWNEPGATPRIAGHAIFDAAQPVRWIIDREQPPGPFPEAWVELINGDRLAGETLEYRTGGNSAYDPQPAHLLVRTVGEFQPPDRAQTVDARVGADWVARIVWQRTQSAYQPGTAFLRNGGKISFRTIRWAAGECTVLTADGLKTLSWGDLAELHLPRKDNWDAWLDQLAILNPAETGRIIQQQLADGGLLTTSTERFFAQHWGDKNRPESWLQLVQPAWSLDPLWVRFRAVRAWRFFSPFQVPLTAIVPQQVTRQAVFGSGWREQIDRTVQGQPLIAANQQAGWGIGLHGGAELLFDLPDSVRGVQTRYGLTSEAGAGGCVSFHVVVGEKQELVRREFVTGSTECFDTGLLTLVQGAEPPGRLTLRTDMAHEGRPSAADPFDIRDSSAWLDPEVTLDPVHVRRECLRRALHGLPGLAGWSPPAGTQPLLRVETVYDQFDGQDRRFRTVLRPEGRFLLVSRKLKVAAGDRWLALAVSRYPDRTSPSSIQVRINGRTWCDLDVPQRRGAADPDPILVPVDQAAGTTALVEVVLLPQDERSFVDWRGFALTAEPPGLHRIFEDEPEFAAELSAGGGKAELSAEQPFRGMTSLRLPGGSAEAPQLPDLNLEIAEHPRLGEYRYLVFAWKPQGGSRIELQLARDGALESMLDAGGRRPPLRGRPAGGRGNGEDRGLRHGYAWDAGAEKQSAGAPLRLEWKLPGDWTRHERDVFADFGGFRMTGLALRSFDGEAVWLDHVYLARTSEDVSRLRAASTPGRKPEGDPAVLDRAGQRVEYGPLLSQIAPAFGTAAVRDGLVLRREVAGQLEALQTHPLEADKPFTMRTVLSIPADRTTTLDMHVTHFEKADWQLVVRADGETIHEQRIDESLTIPQRGWATVQVDLSRFAGQTILLEVQAVSNDWQHEYAFWKRVHVVSQ, encoded by the coding sequence TTGGAACATCGATGTCAATGGTCGCGGCGACGGCTGCCGTCGATGGGCGTCCTGGCCTGCCTGCTGGCAATCTTCGCCCCGAATGATGCCGGTGCCGCGGACCGCTATGCGGCGCGAACTGCGGATGGTCGCGAACTGGGCCAGGCGGAGCTGCAGGACTGGAATGAGCCGGGCGCGACGCCACGGATTGCCGGGCATGCGATTTTTGACGCGGCGCAACCCGTCCGTTGGATCATCGATCGCGAACAGCCGCCGGGACCGTTTCCTGAGGCATGGGTCGAGCTGATCAATGGCGATCGACTTGCCGGAGAAACGCTGGAGTACCGTACCGGCGGGAACTCGGCGTATGACCCGCAGCCGGCCCACCTCCTGGTGCGGACGGTGGGAGAATTTCAGCCGCCGGACCGCGCGCAGACGGTCGACGCGCGGGTGGGCGCCGACTGGGTGGCGCGGATCGTCTGGCAGCGGACGCAGTCCGCGTATCAGCCCGGCACCGCGTTCCTGCGAAACGGGGGCAAGATCAGCTTTCGCACGATTCGCTGGGCAGCGGGCGAATGTACGGTGCTGACGGCCGATGGCCTCAAAACGCTTTCCTGGGGAGATCTGGCCGAGCTGCATCTGCCGCGGAAGGACAACTGGGACGCCTGGCTGGATCAGCTTGCCATTCTGAATCCCGCGGAGACGGGCCGGATCATTCAGCAGCAACTGGCGGACGGGGGGCTGCTGACGACGTCGACGGAACGCTTCTTCGCGCAGCACTGGGGGGACAAGAATCGCCCGGAGAGCTGGCTGCAACTGGTTCAGCCGGCCTGGAGCCTCGATCCGCTCTGGGTGCGGTTCCGGGCAGTCCGGGCCTGGCGGTTCTTCTCGCCATTTCAAGTCCCGCTGACGGCGATCGTCCCGCAGCAGGTGACGCGGCAGGCGGTGTTTGGCTCGGGCTGGCGCGAGCAGATCGATCGGACCGTGCAGGGGCAACCGCTGATCGCAGCGAATCAGCAGGCAGGCTGGGGCATTGGCCTTCACGGCGGTGCGGAGCTGCTGTTTGACCTCCCCGACTCAGTCCGCGGAGTGCAGACCCGCTATGGGCTGACGTCCGAGGCGGGGGCCGGCGGATGCGTCAGCTTTCACGTGGTCGTCGGCGAGAAACAGGAACTGGTCCGACGCGAGTTTGTGACCGGTTCGACCGAATGCTTCGACACGGGTCTGCTGACGCTGGTCCAGGGAGCCGAGCCTCCGGGGAGGTTAACATTGCGGACCGACATGGCTCACGAAGGCCGCCCGTCGGCCGCCGATCCGTTCGACATCCGGGATTCCTCGGCCTGGCTGGATCCGGAAGTGACGCTCGACCCGGTCCACGTTCGCCGCGAATGCCTGCGGCGGGCGCTGCACGGTCTCCCCGGCCTGGCGGGCTGGTCGCCTCCCGCAGGGACGCAGCCGCTGCTGCGGGTCGAGACAGTCTACGATCAGTTCGACGGGCAGGATCGACGATTTCGCACGGTTCTCCGACCCGAGGGGCGCTTCCTGCTGGTCTCGCGCAAGCTGAAAGTGGCCGCCGGCGACCGTTGGCTGGCGCTGGCGGTTTCGCGCTACCCCGACCGGACGAGCCCAAGTTCGATTCAGGTGCGAATCAACGGTCGGACATGGTGTGATCTGGACGTGCCGCAGCGGCGCGGGGCCGCCGATCCCGACCCGATCCTGGTTCCCGTGGACCAGGCGGCGGGGACGACGGCGCTGGTCGAGGTCGTTCTGCTGCCGCAGGATGAGCGCTCTTTCGTGGACTGGCGGGGATTTGCGTTGACGGCGGAACCGCCGGGACTCCATCGGATCTTCGAAGACGAACCGGAATTCGCCGCGGAACTGTCCGCAGGGGGCGGGAAGGCGGAATTGTCCGCCGAGCAGCCGTTTCGCGGCATGACGTCGCTGCGCCTGCCGGGCGGGTCGGCGGAGGCCCCGCAACTGCCGGACTTGAACCTCGAGATCGCGGAGCATCCCCGGCTGGGTGAGTATCGGTACCTGGTCTTCGCTTGGAAGCCGCAGGGAGGCTCGCGGATTGAGCTGCAACTGGCCAGAGACGGCGCGCTGGAATCGATGCTGGACGCGGGCGGTCGTCGACCGCCGTTGCGCGGGCGGCCCGCCGGCGGTCGGGGGAACGGCGAAGACCGAGGGCTGCGGCATGGGTATGCGTGGGATGCGGGGGCGGAGAAACAGTCCGCCGGCGCCCCGTTGCGGCTGGAGTGGAAGCTGCCGGGCGACTGGACGCGCCACGAACGGGATGTCTTTGCCGATTTCGGCGGATTCCGGATGACCGGACTGGCCCTGAGGTCGTTCGATGGAGAAGCCGTCTGGCTGGACCATGTCTACCTGGCCCGCACGTCGGAAGATGTGAGCCGGCTGCGCGCTGCATCGACGCCGGGCCGGAAGCCGGAGGGGGACCCGGCGGTGCTCGACCGGGCGGGGCAACGCGTCGAGTACGGCCCGCTCCTTTCGCAGATTGCTCCCGCGTTTGGAACCGCGGCGGTCCGCGACGGACTGGTGCTCCGGCGGGAAGTCGCCGGGCAACTGGAGGCCCTGCAGACGCATCCGCTGGAAGCGGACAAGCCGTTCACGATGCGGACGGTGCTGTCGATCCCCGCAGATCGCACGACGACGCTCGACATGCATGTGACGCATTTCGAGAAGGCGGACTGGCAGCTCGTCGTGCGCGCCGATGGCGAAACGATTCACGAGCAGCGGATCGATGAATCGTTGACGATTCCCCAGCGCGGCTGGGCGACGGTGCAGGTCGACTTGTCGCGGTTCGCCGGACAGACCATCCTGCTGGAAGTTCAGGCCGTGTCGAATGACTGGCAGCACGAGTACGCCTTCTGGAAGCGGGTCCATGTGGTATCGCAGTGA
- a CDS encoding DUF4349 domain-containing protein: MRALLTASVILGLWMAGGCGGKSQPSGPPVPAVVPPMGALAVGQAAQAAAEQRVDSRKLIFNGTLELLIKDYQAAASGISSLVQSHNGYIAAQNESNLAESHRSGTWTLRVPPDRFDALMAACAALGEVRRREVRVQDVTEEFVDLEARERSKKVEEERLLELLKTASSSLEDVLAVEKELTRVREEIERIQGRLRLLSQQTGYATLTLTISQLGITPPERPLGLIAEMSASFFSSLRGLIMLGQTCLVAAAAVVPWLIVVVPIGVFVYWNSRSKRPGRPIFPRENATGPA, translated from the coding sequence ATGCGCGCACTTCTGACGGCGTCGGTGATTCTCGGTCTCTGGATGGCCGGCGGTTGCGGTGGAAAGTCGCAGCCGTCGGGACCTCCGGTTCCCGCCGTGGTACCGCCGATGGGCGCGCTCGCGGTCGGTCAAGCGGCGCAGGCGGCAGCCGAGCAGCGAGTCGATTCCCGGAAGCTCATTTTCAACGGGACGCTCGAACTGCTGATCAAGGACTACCAGGCGGCGGCGAGCGGAATCTCGTCTCTGGTTCAAAGCCACAACGGATACATTGCCGCTCAGAATGAATCGAATCTGGCGGAGTCGCACCGGAGCGGAACGTGGACGTTGAGAGTTCCGCCGGATCGATTCGACGCCCTGATGGCTGCCTGCGCGGCGTTAGGAGAAGTTCGGCGACGGGAAGTCCGCGTGCAGGACGTCACCGAGGAGTTCGTCGACCTGGAGGCTCGCGAGCGATCCAAGAAGGTCGAAGAAGAGCGGCTGCTGGAACTGCTGAAGACTGCTTCGAGCAGTCTCGAAGACGTGCTGGCCGTCGAGAAGGAGCTGACGCGGGTCCGCGAGGAGATCGAGCGCATTCAAGGGCGGTTACGCCTCTTGAGCCAGCAGACCGGCTACGCCACTCTGACGTTGACCATCTCGCAACTGGGGATCACGCCCCCCGAGCGGCCGCTCGGACTGATCGCGGAGATGTCGGCCAGTTTCTTCAGTTCGCTCCGCGGACTGATCATGCTCGGACAGACGTGCCTCGTCGCTGCCGCAGCGGTCGTCCCGTGGCTGATCGTCGTTGTTCCAATTGGCGTGTTCGTCTACTGGAACTCACGCTCGAAGCGTCCCGGCCGGCCGATCTTTCCGCGCGAGAACGCGACGGGGCCGGCCTGA
- a CDS encoding DUF885 domain-containing protein → MRISVAIVIALLSGAVCAAEPESNAALQKLFDDEWEYGLRESPTFASHLGDKRYNDRWPDVSPEAIARRQAHQRELLERLQQFDPGQLSPSDRLNHRLFRWQAELDVEGQPFGWHLVPINQREGIQDEGSLGDSISFDAVKDYEDWLLRIERFPVYMDQTIGLLREGLKRGILQPQIVLKRVPQQIRRQIVEDPEQSLFYKPFRTFPKDLAEAERTRLQTAARTAIALHIVPAYQKLLTFFEDDYLPGSLKDVGVWQVPQGGPLYSFAALQFTTTSLTPDQIHEIGLQEVSRIRAGMETIRQQVGFQGTLPEFFEHLRTAPEFRFEKPQDLLQAYQAFCKRVDPLLTRVFRKLPRIPYGVEAIPEHMAPDTTTAYYRPPAADGTRAGIYFVNLYQVETRPKYEIAALSLHEAVPGHHLQIALATEMEHVPTFRRFTGFTAYVEGWALYSESLGDELGVYDDPYSKFGQLTYEMWRAVRLVVDTGIHHKHWSRDRAITFFRDNAAKSEQDIVNEIDRYISWPGQALAYKIGELKIRELRRKCQAELGDRFDLREFHDVVLRNGAVPLSVLEELVDEWLAEQKPERQ, encoded by the coding sequence ATGCGAATCAGCGTGGCCATTGTCATCGCGCTCCTGTCCGGCGCAGTCTGCGCTGCCGAACCTGAGTCCAACGCCGCGCTGCAGAAGCTGTTCGACGACGAGTGGGAGTACGGACTGCGGGAATCCCCCACGTTTGCCTCGCACCTCGGCGACAAGCGCTACAACGACCGCTGGCCCGATGTCAGCCCGGAGGCCATCGCCCGCCGGCAGGCTCACCAGCGAGAGCTTCTCGAACGTCTCCAGCAGTTTGACCCCGGCCAGCTTTCGCCGAGCGACCGCCTGAATCACCGACTCTTCCGCTGGCAGGCGGAACTGGACGTTGAAGGCCAGCCGTTCGGCTGGCACCTCGTGCCGATCAACCAGCGGGAGGGAATTCAGGACGAGGGGTCGCTGGGAGATTCGATCTCCTTCGACGCCGTCAAAGACTACGAAGACTGGCTCCTGCGGATCGAGCGTTTTCCGGTCTACATGGACCAGACGATCGGGCTGCTGCGCGAAGGTCTGAAGCGCGGGATCCTCCAGCCGCAGATCGTCCTGAAACGCGTCCCCCAGCAGATCCGCCGCCAGATTGTCGAGGATCCCGAACAGAGCCTGTTCTACAAACCCTTCCGGACGTTTCCGAAGGATCTTGCCGAAGCCGAACGGACCCGGCTGCAGACCGCCGCCCGAACCGCCATCGCACTGCACATCGTCCCGGCCTACCAGAAATTGCTGACCTTCTTCGAGGACGACTATCTCCCTGGCAGTCTGAAGGACGTCGGCGTCTGGCAGGTGCCGCAGGGCGGGCCTTTGTACTCGTTCGCCGCCCTGCAGTTTACAACGACCAGCCTCACTCCCGACCAGATTCACGAGATCGGCCTGCAGGAGGTCAGCCGCATCCGGGCCGGCATGGAGACAATCCGCCAGCAGGTCGGCTTCCAGGGAACATTGCCGGAGTTCTTCGAACACCTCCGCACGGCCCCCGAATTTCGTTTCGAAAAGCCCCAGGACCTCCTGCAGGCCTATCAGGCATTCTGCAAGCGGGTCGATCCCCTCCTCACTCGCGTCTTCCGCAAGCTCCCGCGAATTCCCTACGGCGTCGAGGCCATCCCGGAGCACATGGCCCCCGACACCACGACCGCCTACTACCGGCCGCCCGCCGCCGACGGGACGCGTGCGGGGATCTACTTTGTGAATCTTTACCAGGTCGAAACCCGCCCGAAGTACGAAATCGCCGCCCTGTCGCTCCACGAGGCCGTCCCCGGCCATCACCTGCAGATCGCCCTCGCCACCGAAATGGAGCACGTCCCAACCTTCCGCCGCTTTACCGGTTTCACCGCCTACGTCGAGGGCTGGGCGCTCTATTCCGAAAGCCTCGGCGACGAGCTCGGCGTTTACGACGATCCCTACTCCAAGTTCGGCCAGCTCACCTACGAGATGTGGAGGGCCGTCCGGCTGGTCGTCGACACCGGCATCCACCACAAGCACTGGTCGCGCGACCGCGCAATCACGTTTTTCCGGGATAACGCTGCGAAGTCCGAACAGGACATCGTCAACGAGATCGACCGTTACATCTCCTGGCCCGGGCAAGCGCTGGCCTACAAGATCGGCGAACTGAAGATCCGGGAACTGCGCCGCAAGTGCCAGGCCGAACTGGGGGACCGCTTCGACCTGCGCGAATTCCACGACGTCGTGCTCCGCAACGGCGCCGTCCCGCTGAGCGTTCTGGAGGAACTGGTCGATGAGTGGCTGGCGGAACAGAAACCCGAACGGCAGTAG